The following coding sequences lie in one Arabidopsis thaliana chromosome 3, partial sequence genomic window:
- a CDS encoding uncharacterized protein (BEST Arabidopsis thaliana protein match is: Homeodomain-like protein with RING/FYVE/PHD-type zinc finger domain (TAIR:AT3G19510.1); Has 10 Blast hits to 10 proteins in 2 species: Archae - 0; Bacteria - 0; Metazoa - 0; Fungi - 0; Plants - 10; Viruses - 0; Other Eukaryotes - 0 (source: NCBI BLink).) codes for MENVEKRLIQLFTTYLNKAKHHMQGGSDMPNELVIGLHCRGEFESHRSWMQPRVQRGLEERMLFSSHKRAQIYKEAATSSLVAASSAPGEVREG; via the coding sequence ATGGAGAATGTGGAGAAGAGGTTAATCCAACTATTTACAACGTATCTGAACAAGGCAAAACATCACATGCAGGGAGGGAGTGACATGCCAAATGAACTTGTCATTGGTCTTCATTGCCGTGGAGAATTTGAAAGCCACCGGTCTTGGATGCAGCCACGAGTTCAAAGAGGCTTGGAGGAAAGGATGCTATTTTCAAGTCACAAGAGGGCTCAGATATATAAAGAAGCTGCTACATCATCTTTGGTTGCTGCTAGTTCCGCACCTGGAGAAGTTAGAGAAGGGTAA